One window of the Endomicrobium proavitum genome contains the following:
- a CDS encoding beta strand repeat-containing protein, which produces MKKIVLGVFLFLAAVCASFADTVIVDSFTYFNESVAEAVTPRTIELSTSIIADSAFNYQGADDLTIFGNGFFIDGAGFGLFVSTGIGKSITFSSVTLLGFANSVAADSDSYSYGGALYAGGFANIFDAVFTSNTAIAYITSGTAVAYGGAIYNAGTTTITNSYFAFNTAVSSGGGQAFGGAIYNANGSTLYVVANGTNTVFEGNFANGSRNAIYNSSEALIYLNAAAGSSIIFNDAINGNAQAGVHGAVHINSNTNSLPYGGDVVLNNSLIANDIYLYSGTLKVGLFNGVSYYDNVAETTVTVIAGSRGSIGASGLENRGTLFLGNGSVLDMANGVTGDTVYISTLTVDGTAKVNIDVDLASARDGYVRNLDIIEFPNLNTDGTGTLDFRGIKIISDFTSGITTNFQVFRYDPATDLLAGTPDFYTNRGSATYYVTRFSSSIFNITLESYNPDVFQNFVSTQTGNRVYWSSSSYYTPLLYSGVVNDGELWINGGTDASSKTFSINGANINRIFNINSDNVVLEINDITLSNGLSPAGSAILNSSGTVRLSNVTFQSNVAKSTEEISYVGGGALYNSSYTYIVNSAFNGNSAAGIAFGTAVVSAYGGAIYNDVGAELTIIDTSFKDNSVSGSGSLGGAIYNAGEINIITAGRNSEFEQNSAQGVSNAIHNAGHATLNLNAGAGDIIFRSNITSSGNANIININASSTSVAGAPVNGNVLIAADMSGFGNINGEIGNTVNFYAGTLSVDKGAVLFENAQFNMYAGSRLNLQNGSFDSVKFSDFNLSGSGDAFVGIDVNLHTRQSDNFVGSVLTAGGANFVIDKISILEDAGNLDKVVNILIADNANLQNSITLSDGVKKLMGPIFVYDVSYNNGTLSFAYTQDFNPAVFIVPVTMYVGGYVEQLNSYKQTFDVVENRALEKTQSSFWIRPYGYREEINLYKNLKVTHETYGAFIGYDTPESELSGLNLAFSIFGGLNSSSQKYDGAHIDQIGGIAGATAVLYGENFWTALSANLGVTSEHGEGSYGTETFMMYTKGIASKTGYTFSLDFDNKYKLVPALMLAASFIDMAPFGEDQNVTVTSDGVYPITVEPSVKFLADVSEDFSAYVNLNFVYSILNDPNFKANHVILPNFSIDPYVQYGFGCVKKLSDIVSARAEVFGISGGRSGVGGQLNVQFKLGGGSENN; this is translated from the coding sequence ATGAAAAAAATTGTATTAGGCGTTTTTTTATTTCTTGCGGCTGTTTGCGCGTCGTTTGCCGACACGGTTATAGTTGACAGTTTCACTTATTTTAACGAGTCCGTAGCGGAGGCGGTAACGCCAAGAACCATAGAGCTGTCAACTTCAATAATTGCGGATTCCGCGTTTAATTATCAGGGCGCTGACGACCTGACAATTTTCGGAAACGGTTTTTTTATTGACGGCGCGGGTTTTGGTCTGTTTGTAAGCACCGGAATCGGAAAAAGCATAACTTTTTCAAGCGTTACCCTTTTAGGATTTGCAAACTCCGTTGCTGCAGATTCGGACTCTTATTCTTACGGCGGCGCGCTTTACGCAGGCGGTTTTGCAAATATTTTTGACGCTGTTTTTACAAGCAATACGGCTATAGCTTACATTACTTCAGGCACTGCGGTTGCATACGGCGGCGCAATTTACAATGCGGGCACAACTACAATTACAAATTCTTATTTTGCTTTTAACACAGCCGTAAGCAGCGGCGGAGGGCAGGCTTTTGGCGGCGCAATTTATAACGCTAACGGCTCAACATTATATGTGGTTGCCAACGGCACAAACACGGTTTTTGAAGGAAATTTTGCAAACGGAAGCAGAAATGCAATTTATAATTCAAGCGAAGCTTTGATATATTTAAACGCAGCAGCGGGAAGCAGCATTATTTTTAACGACGCAATAAATGGAAACGCGCAGGCGGGGGTTCACGGAGCGGTGCATATTAACAGCAACACAAACTCTCTTCCATACGGCGGAGATGTTGTTCTAAATAATTCTTTAATCGCCAACGATATCTATCTATATTCCGGCACATTAAAAGTTGGATTATTTAACGGAGTATCATATTACGACAATGTGGCAGAAACTACGGTAACCGTTATCGCTGGTTCAAGAGGTTCAATCGGCGCAAGCGGGCTTGAAAACAGAGGCACGTTGTTTTTAGGAAACGGTTCTGTGTTAGATATGGCAAACGGAGTAACGGGAGATACGGTTTATATCTCTACGCTTACGGTTGACGGAACGGCTAAAGTTAATATAGATGTAGATCTTGCAAGCGCCCGCGACGGTTATGTAAGAAATTTAGACATTATAGAATTTCCAAATTTAAATACTGACGGAACCGGAACTCTTGATTTTAGAGGCATAAAAATAATCTCTGATTTTACCTCGGGTATAACGACAAATTTTCAGGTTTTTAGATACGACCCTGCAACTGATTTGCTTGCCGGTACGCCGGACTTTTACACAAACAGAGGAAGCGCCACTTACTATGTAACAAGGTTTAGCAGTTCTATTTTCAATATCACCCTTGAAAGTTACAATCCTGACGTTTTCCAAAACTTTGTTTCAACGCAAACGGGAAACCGCGTTTACTGGTCTTCGTCAAGTTATTATACTCCTCTTCTATATAGCGGAGTAGTTAACGATGGCGAACTTTGGATTAACGGCGGCACGGACGCAAGCAGTAAAACTTTTTCAATAAACGGCGCAAATATAAACAGAATTTTTAATATTAACAGCGACAACGTGGTTTTGGAAATAAACGACATAACTCTTTCAAACGGTTTGTCGCCGGCTGGTTCGGCAATTTTGAACTCTTCGGGAACAGTCAGATTGTCAAATGTTACATTTCAAAGCAACGTGGCAAAATCTACCGAAGAAATTTCTTATGTCGGCGGCGGCGCGCTTTATAACTCAAGCTATACATATATAGTTAATTCTGCTTTTAACGGAAATTCCGCGGCGGGCATAGCTTTCGGCACTGCTGTTGTATCTGCATACGGCGGAGCAATTTACAACGACGTTGGCGCAGAGCTTACTATTATAGATACGTCATTTAAAGATAATTCGGTTTCAGGCAGCGGCTCTTTGGGCGGAGCAATTTACAACGCCGGAGAAATCAATATCATTACCGCGGGCAGAAATTCAGAGTTTGAGCAGAATTCGGCGCAGGGAGTTTCAAATGCAATTCATAATGCCGGACATGCAACATTAAATTTAAACGCCGGCGCAGGCGATATTATTTTTAGAAGCAATATCACTTCTTCGGGAAACGCTAACATTATAAATATTAACGCCAGCTCTACTTCGGTTGCAGGCGCGCCTGTAAACGGCAATGTGTTAATTGCCGCCGATATGTCCGGTTTTGGAAATATCAACGGGGAAATCGGAAACACTGTAAATTTTTATGCCGGCACGCTTTCTGTTGACAAAGGGGCTGTTTTGTTTGAAAACGCGCAGTTTAATATGTATGCCGGTTCAAGACTTAATTTGCAAAACGGATCTTTTGACAGCGTTAAGTTTTCAGATTTTAACTTGTCCGGTTCAGGCGATGCTTTTGTGGGTATAGACGTAAATTTACATACGCGGCAGTCGGATAATTTTGTTGGCAGCGTTTTAACTGCCGGCGGCGCAAATTTTGTAATAGATAAAATTTCAATATTGGAAGACGCGGGCAATCTTGATAAAGTTGTTAATATTCTTATAGCCGACAACGCTAATTTGCAAAACTCCATAACTCTTTCCGACGGCGTAAAAAAACTTATGGGACCTATTTTCGTATATGACGTTTCTTACAATAACGGAACGCTGTCGTTTGCATACACTCAAGATTTTAATCCTGCGGTTTTTATAGTTCCCGTTACTATGTATGTGGGCGGATACGTTGAGCAGCTTAATTCTTATAAACAAACTTTTGACGTTGTTGAAAACAGAGCTCTTGAGAAAACTCAAAGCTCTTTCTGGATAAGACCATACGGTTACCGCGAAGAAATTAATCTTTATAAAAATCTTAAAGTAACCCATGAAACTTACGGCGCTTTTATAGGATATGACACTCCCGAGTCGGAACTTTCGGGACTTAATCTTGCGTTTTCAATATTCGGCGGGCTTAATTCTTCGTCGCAAAAATACGACGGAGCGCATATAGATCAAATCGGCGGTATTGCAGGCGCAACGGCTGTATTATACGGGGAAAATTTTTGGACTGCGTTAAGCGCAAACTTGGGCGTAACCAGCGAGCACGGGGAAGGTTCTTACGGCACTGAAACTTTTATGATGTACACAAAAGGAATAGCTTCTAAAACAGGGTACACGTTCTCGCTTGATTTTGATAACAAATATAAACTTGTGCCTGCGTTGATGCTTGCCGCTTCGTTTATAGATATGGCGCCCTTTGGAGAAGATCAAAACGTAACCGTAACATCCGACGGGGTTTATCCCATAACGGTTGAACCTTCCGTAAAATTTCTTGCCGATGTAAGCGAAGATTTCAGCGCGTATGTAAATTTAAATTTTGTTTATTCTATTCTTAACGACCCTAACTTTAAAGCCAACCATGTAATTTTGCCGAATTTTTCAATAGACCCTTATGTTCAATACGGATTTGGCTGCGTTAAAAAGCTCAGCGATATTGTAAGCGCAAGAGCCGAGGTTTTTGGAATAAGCGGCGGCAGAAGCGGCGTTGGCGGACAGCTTAACGTTCAGTTTAAATTGGGCGGCGGCAGCGAGAACAATTAA
- a CDS encoding peptidylprolyl isomerase, with protein MFAIFNTSYGTIKIKLFPENAPKTVANFVELAEGTREFTDPKTGKQTKKKFYDGLIFHRVIPQFMIQGGDPLGTGTGGPGYKFEDEIDPALKFTKPGLLAMANAGPNTNGSQFFITEVSTPWLNGNHTIFGEVVEGLEVVKKIARAEVDFSDKPIEPIILKSVTIEKK; from the coding sequence ATGTTTGCTATTTTTAACACGTCTTACGGAACCATTAAAATTAAGCTGTTTCCCGAAAATGCGCCTAAAACTGTTGCAAATTTCGTAGAGCTTGCCGAAGGAACAAGAGAGTTCACAGACCCGAAAACAGGCAAGCAAACAAAGAAGAAATTCTACGACGGACTTATTTTCCACAGAGTTATACCCCAATTTATGATACAAGGCGGAGACCCTCTCGGCACGGGAACCGGCGGACCGGGTTACAAATTTGAAGATGAAATAGACCCAGCGCTCAAGTTTACCAAACCCGGACTTTTGGCAATGGCAAACGCAGGTCCCAACACAAACGGATCTCAGTTTTTTATAACCGAAGTTTCAACACCATGGCTTAACGGCAACCACACCATTTTCGGAGAAGTTGTAGAAGGCCTTGAAGTTGTTAAAAAAATTGCAAGAGCCGAAGTTGATTTTTCGGACAAACCTATAGAACCTATAATATTGAAAAGCGTAACTATAGAGAAAAAATAA
- a CDS encoding XTP/dITP diphosphatase — protein sequence MIDEIIIATGNKHKVEEISAILKDLNIKVIPMSELQSFPKTVEDGDTLKTNAEKKAKEAAAFFKKWVIADDTGLEVDYLNGAPSVYSARYAGENCSYDDNNKKLLAALSDVPQEKRTAKFKCVIAVASPEGKTYFAEGEIFGIITNALSGTNGFGYDPVFFVPAQNKTFAELSADIKNKISHRAQALQKAKKIIEAIKN from the coding sequence ATGATAGACGAAATTATAATAGCTACGGGCAACAAACACAAAGTTGAAGAGATAAGCGCAATTTTAAAAGATTTAAACATTAAAGTTATCCCCATGTCCGAATTGCAATCTTTTCCGAAAACCGTTGAAGACGGGGATACTCTTAAAACGAATGCCGAAAAAAAAGCTAAAGAAGCGGCGGCGTTTTTTAAGAAATGGGTTATTGCCGACGACACAGGTCTTGAAGTAGATTATTTAAACGGCGCTCCGAGCGTGTATTCGGCAAGATATGCCGGAGAAAATTGTTCTTACGACGATAACAATAAAAAATTATTGGCGGCTCTTAGCGATGTTCCTCAAGAAAAAAGAACTGCAAAATTTAAATGCGTTATAGCTGTTGCAAGCCCTGAAGGCAAAACTTATTTTGCAGAAGGTGAAATTTTTGGTATAATAACCAATGCTTTATCAGGAACAAACGGTTTCGGTTATGATCCGGTTTTTTTTGTTCCTGCTCAAAACAAAACTTTTGCAGAACTTAGCGCAGATATAAAAAATAAAATCAGCCACAGAGCCCAGGCTCTGCAAAAAGCAAAAAAAATTATTGAAGCAATTAAAAATTAA
- a CDS encoding DJ-1/PfpI family protein — MKKAVFITAPEVFRDEEYDIPKKILEDAGVKVITASNKTGEITGKFGLKAKSDILLEDVKPEDFNAIVYIGGSGASVFFEDGSALKLANRFYTDKKITAAICIAPTILANAGILKGKKATVFPDGIEALKKGGAIYSKKNVETDGNIITAANYETAEEFGKTLLKAINKEPETF; from the coding sequence ATGAAAAAAGCAGTTTTTATAACCGCCCCTGAAGTTTTCAGAGACGAAGAATACGACATACCTAAAAAGATTCTTGAAGATGCCGGAGTTAAAGTAATTACGGCAAGCAATAAAACCGGGGAAATAACGGGCAAATTCGGTTTAAAAGCTAAAAGCGATATTCTTCTTGAAGACGTAAAACCGGAAGATTTTAACGCTATAGTTTACATAGGCGGTAGCGGAGCAAGCGTTTTTTTTGAAGACGGCAGCGCTTTAAAACTTGCAAACCGTTTCTATACTGATAAAAAAATTACAGCCGCAATTTGCATAGCTCCTACAATACTTGCAAATGCAGGAATACTGAAAGGCAAAAAAGCTACGGTTTTCCCTGACGGAATAGAAGCCTTAAAAAAAGGCGGAGCAATTTACAGCAAAAAAAACGTTGAAACAGACGGCAACATTATAACAGCGGCAAATTACGAAACTGCAGAAGAGTTTGGCAAAACGCTTCTTAAAGCTATAAATAAAGAGCCTGAAACTTTTTAA
- a CDS encoding metal-sensing transcriptional repressor gives MKADKKKVLRLLNTARGQIDGVIKMINDDKYCVDVVNQIMASSAILKKTAKDVLEGHLTSCVAESFKSGKQSDREEKIEEIIDIFSKLSK, from the coding sequence ATGAAAGCCGATAAAAAGAAAGTGCTGCGTCTTTTAAATACCGCCCGAGGGCAAATAGACGGCGTAATTAAAATGATTAATGACGATAAGTATTGCGTGGATGTGGTAAATCAAATTATGGCAAGTTCGGCGATTTTAAAAAAAACCGCAAAAGATGTTTTGGAAGGACATTTAACTTCATGCGTTGCGGAATCTTTTAAAAGCGGGAAACAAAGCGACAGGGAAGAAAAGATTGAAGAGATAATAGATATTTTTTCAAAATTAAGTAAATAA
- a CDS encoding valine--tRNA ligase produces the protein MEKVYDSKSVEQKWRKYWIENKTFSAVCDKNKKPFTIVIPPPNVTGSLHMGHALNNTLQDIIIRFKKLSGFNTLWVPGTDHGGIATQNVVEKLLKKEGKTKYDLGREKFLETMWKWRNDTGDTILQQLKQLGCGLDWDRTAFTMDESRSKSVKRAFIDLFNKGLIYRGKRLVNWCPRCATALSDIEVEYADEKSNLWHIKYPFRDSEGYVIVATTRPETMLGDTAVAVSPDDERYANVVGQTIKLPIVNREIKIVSDYIVEKSFGTGAVKVTPAHDATDNEISKRNNLEIIEIIDADGKMINVPEKYKGLSVKDARQAVVKDLEEGGFLVKIEDYSHSVGRCYRCSTTIEPLMSEQWFLNVGDMSKKAVSAANEEKTKFYPSSWKKPYVLWLENLRDWCISRQIWWGHRIPVYYCVDQKGNKNTNCKPIAAAETPKECPNCKGIKFVQDEDVLDTWFSSALWPISVFNWGENPDNEDLKYFYPTSVLATGHEILYLWVARMVQFGLEFMKEVPYSHVFIHGIVRDKQGKKMSKSLGNVIDPLTIMEQYGTDALRFALAQAAAPGRDMQISDESFLAARNFANKIWNASRFIIMNLEGIDKLDETVKPSELADEWILAEFENARKKISAAYESYDMDCAARELYDFFWTKYCDWYIELSKIRMMSEDIAVKKQVLSILIKILKSALQLMSPVMPFITSEIWEILNKKDSAVIAETTLQDAFEIPNKESVVEKMSLIQDVITKIRTLRSEMNISPAVQVEAIFNISDSSKENILKDNESYVKQLAKISAVKIGKNLKRPNNSALAVAGGFEIFLPLEGLIDIEKEKARLAKEILAARQEIDRTNAKLSNENFIKRAPAAEVEKINIRLNEAKLKIEKIEESLKFLG, from the coding sequence ATGGAAAAAGTTTACGATTCAAAAAGCGTGGAGCAGAAGTGGCGTAAGTATTGGATAGAAAACAAAACGTTTTCTGCCGTCTGCGATAAAAATAAAAAACCTTTTACAATAGTTATACCTCCGCCTAACGTTACGGGTTCTCTTCACATGGGGCACGCGTTAAACAATACTCTTCAGGACATTATAATAAGGTTTAAAAAACTTTCAGGATTTAATACGCTGTGGGTTCCGGGAACAGACCACGGCGGAATAGCCACGCAAAACGTAGTTGAAAAACTTCTCAAAAAAGAAGGTAAAACAAAATACGACCTTGGCAGAGAAAAGTTTTTAGAAACTATGTGGAAGTGGAGAAACGATACCGGCGACACAATTTTGCAGCAGCTAAAACAGCTTGGCTGCGGTCTTGATTGGGACAGAACCGCTTTTACCATGGATGAAAGCCGCTCAAAATCAGTAAAAAGAGCTTTTATTGACCTTTTCAATAAAGGTCTTATATACAGAGGCAAAAGGCTTGTAAACTGGTGTCCTCGCTGCGCGACGGCTTTATCCGATATTGAAGTTGAATACGCCGACGAAAAAAGCAATTTGTGGCATATAAAATATCCTTTCAGAGATAGCGAGGGTTATGTTATAGTAGCCACAACTCGTCCGGAAACTATGCTTGGCGATACTGCCGTTGCGGTAAGCCCTGACGATGAAAGATATGCAAACGTTGTCGGACAAACTATAAAACTTCCTATAGTAAACAGGGAAATAAAAATTGTTTCGGATTATATTGTAGAAAAGTCTTTCGGCACGGGCGCGGTAAAAGTTACGCCGGCTCACGACGCAACGGATAATGAAATATCTAAACGCAATAATCTTGAAATTATAGAAATTATAGACGCCGACGGAAAAATGATAAACGTTCCGGAAAAATATAAAGGGCTTTCGGTAAAAGATGCAAGACAAGCAGTGGTTAAAGATTTGGAAGAAGGCGGATTTTTAGTAAAAATTGAAGACTACTCTCATTCGGTGGGAAGATGTTACAGATGTTCTACAACCATAGAACCTTTGATGAGCGAGCAGTGGTTTTTAAATGTAGGCGACATGTCAAAAAAAGCCGTTTCCGCGGCAAATGAAGAGAAGACAAAATTTTATCCGTCTTCGTGGAAAAAACCTTACGTTTTGTGGCTTGAAAATTTAAGGGACTGGTGCATAAGCCGCCAAATTTGGTGGGGGCACAGAATTCCCGTTTATTATTGCGTTGACCAAAAAGGCAATAAAAATACAAATTGCAAACCTATAGCAGCCGCGGAAACTCCAAAAGAATGTCCTAATTGCAAGGGAATAAAATTTGTTCAGGATGAAGACGTTTTGGACACATGGTTCTCATCGGCGTTGTGGCCTATTAGCGTGTTTAATTGGGGAGAAAATCCGGATAATGAAGATTTAAAATATTTTTATCCTACTTCTGTTTTGGCTACAGGGCATGAAATTTTGTATTTGTGGGTTGCCAGAATGGTGCAGTTCGGGCTTGAATTTATGAAAGAAGTCCCCTACAGCCATGTTTTTATTCACGGAATAGTTCGCGATAAACAGGGCAAGAAAATGTCAAAATCGCTTGGCAACGTTATAGATCCGCTGACAATTATGGAGCAATACGGCACCGACGCGTTAAGGTTTGCTTTGGCGCAGGCGGCCGCTCCCGGAAGAGATATGCAGATTTCCGACGAGTCGTTTTTAGCCGCAAGAAATTTTGCAAATAAAATATGGAATGCGTCGCGCTTTATAATAATGAATTTGGAAGGCATTGATAAACTTGATGAAACCGTTAAACCGTCAGAGCTTGCCGACGAATGGATTTTGGCGGAATTTGAAAACGCGCGCAAAAAAATAAGCGCCGCTTACGAGTCTTACGATATGGACTGCGCCGCCAGAGAACTTTACGATTTCTTCTGGACAAAATACTGCGACTGGTATATAGAACTTTCAAAAATAAGAATGATGTCGGAAGATATTGCCGTTAAAAAACAGGTTCTTTCAATACTTATAAAAATATTAAAATCTGCGTTGCAGCTTATGTCGCCGGTAATGCCGTTTATTACGTCTGAAATATGGGAAATTTTAAATAAAAAAGATTCTGCCGTTATTGCGGAAACAACTTTGCAGGACGCTTTTGAAATTCCTAATAAAGAATCCGTCGTTGAAAAGATGTCGTTAATTCAGGACGTAATAACAAAAATAAGAACGTTGAGAAGCGAAATGAATATTTCTCCAGCGGTGCAGGTTGAGGCAATATTTAACATTTCAGACTCGTCAAAAGAAAATATTTTAAAAGATAACGAAAGCTACGTTAAACAGCTTGCAAAAATAAGCGCTGTAAAAATAGGTAAAAATTTAAAACGCCCTAATAATTCCGCGCTTGCGGTAGCGGGCGGTTTTGAAATATTTTTGCCGCTTGAAGGGCTTATAGATATAGAAAAAGAAAAGGCAAGACTTGCTAAAGAAATACTTGCTGCCCGTCAGGAAATAGACAGAACTAACGCGAAACTTTCCAATGAAAATTTTATAAAAAGAGCGCCTGCGGCGGAAGTTGAAAAAATAAATATAAGGCTTAATGAAGCAAAACTTAAAATAGAAAAAATAGAAGAAAGTTTAAAATTTTTAGGATAA